In one Bradyrhizobium sp. 4 genomic region, the following are encoded:
- a CDS encoding heme-binding protein yields the protein MEKRSVMALTAIFTAAFLVPAVLNAQDQPQPGMSCPVNHDKLADILKKSVKSGGGPSNGGLDNNEWAAVVNRQGVVCAIAYSGGKVDDQWLGSRAIAAEKANTANAFSLKDKAMATANLYAGAQPGGFLFGAALGNPPSQEALYAGSPDNFGTAQDPMVGKPIGGTIVFGGGLALYDGNGVTGALGVSGDSSCADHNVAWRVRHQLGLDRVPAGVSPNMKDAIIYDIGPDGKSPSGFGHPKCNGKEDQISVDLGAGVSGNVVR from the coding sequence ATGGAAAAACGATCCGTCATGGCGCTAACGGCTATCTTCACCGCAGCATTCTTGGTGCCTGCAGTCTTGAACGCGCAGGACCAACCCCAGCCGGGGATGTCGTGCCCGGTCAACCATGACAAGCTCGCCGATATCCTCAAGAAGAGCGTCAAGTCGGGCGGCGGCCCCAGCAACGGAGGTCTGGACAACAACGAATGGGCTGCCGTCGTCAATCGGCAGGGCGTCGTCTGCGCAATTGCCTACAGCGGCGGCAAGGTCGACGACCAGTGGCTGGGCAGCCGTGCCATCGCGGCCGAGAAGGCCAACACAGCGAATGCGTTCAGCCTGAAGGACAAGGCGATGGCGACCGCCAATCTCTATGCAGGTGCGCAGCCGGGCGGGTTCCTGTTCGGCGCGGCACTCGGCAACCCACCATCCCAGGAGGCCTTGTACGCCGGATCTCCGGACAACTTCGGCACGGCTCAGGATCCGATGGTGGGCAAGCCGATCGGCGGCACGATCGTGTTCGGAGGCGGGCTCGCGCTCTATGACGGCAACGGCGTCACGGGCGCGCTGGGCGTCAGCGGCGACAGCTCCTGCGCGGATCACAACGTGGCCTGGCGCGTGCGTCACCAGCTCGGGCTTGACCGGGTGCCGGCCGGAGTCAGCCCCAACATGAAGGACGCGATCATCTACGACATCGGCCCCGACGGCAAAAGCCCGTCGGGATTTGGCCATCCCAAGTGTAACGGCAAGGAAGATCAGATCTCAGTCGACCTCGGCGCCGGCGTATCCGGCAACGTCGTGAGATAG
- a CDS encoding methanol/ethanol family PQQ-dependent dehydrogenase, translating to MLSSASAQSDLASRMKDPGQWPMAARDYANTRYSELDQINASNASRLQLAWTFSVGADRGQEAAPLVVDGTMYVVGPYAGPYPNRVFALDATTGELKWSYAPKPEPAAAGVACCDVVNRGLAFDNGKVFLNTLDNHTVAIDAKTGKELWHTKLGEINKGETITMAPIVVKGKILVGNSGGELGVRGWVTALDENTGAIAWRAYSTGPDKDVLIGDDFKPFYDNLKGQDLGVKTWPADRWQVGGGTVWGWISYDPDLNLVYYGTANPSPWNANQRSGDNLWSTTIFARDPDTGRAKWAYQINPHDLFDHDEINENVLVDLELNGRPRKVLIHPGRNGYMYVMDRATGEVISADAYDFVNSYKGVDLKTGKIIPNEEKTPLVGKTVENICPSAPGAKDWQPTAWSPRTKLLYVPHQHLCMSFKASQVGYIAGTPYVGADVDMYAGPGGYRGEFMAWDPIARRKVWEIHEKLPVWSGALVTAGDVAFYGTMDRLFKVVDAKDGHVLWQFRAGSGFIGQPISYRGSDGQQYVAILSGVGGWPGVVANAEVDPRGRNGALGFTGATQDLPFYTAGGSELLVFKLGGANGEDTSHAPSK from the coding sequence ATGCTGTCATCCGCGTCAGCACAAAGCGATCTCGCCAGCCGCATGAAAGATCCCGGCCAGTGGCCGATGGCGGCGCGCGACTACGCCAACACCCGCTACAGCGAGCTCGACCAGATCAACGCGTCCAATGCTTCGCGCCTCCAGCTCGCCTGGACCTTCTCGGTGGGCGCCGACCGGGGCCAGGAAGCGGCGCCGCTCGTGGTGGACGGCACCATGTATGTGGTCGGTCCCTATGCCGGCCCCTATCCCAACCGCGTGTTCGCGCTAGATGCCACGACTGGCGAGTTGAAATGGTCCTATGCGCCGAAGCCGGAGCCCGCAGCCGCGGGCGTTGCCTGCTGCGACGTCGTCAATCGCGGGCTGGCCTTCGACAACGGCAAGGTCTTCCTCAACACGCTCGATAACCACACCGTCGCCATCGACGCCAAGACCGGCAAAGAGCTCTGGCACACGAAGCTCGGCGAGATCAACAAGGGCGAAACGATCACGATGGCTCCCATCGTGGTGAAAGGCAAGATTCTCGTCGGCAACAGCGGCGGCGAACTGGGCGTGCGCGGCTGGGTGACCGCGCTCGACGAGAACACCGGCGCCATCGCTTGGCGCGCCTATTCAACAGGTCCCGACAAGGACGTGCTGATCGGCGACGATTTCAAGCCATTCTACGACAATCTCAAAGGCCAGGATCTCGGCGTGAAGACCTGGCCCGCCGACCGCTGGCAGGTTGGCGGCGGCACGGTCTGGGGCTGGATCTCCTACGATCCCGATCTGAACCTGGTCTACTACGGCACGGCCAATCCGAGTCCCTGGAACGCGAACCAGCGCAGCGGCGACAATCTCTGGAGCACCACAATCTTTGCCCGCGATCCCGACACCGGTCGCGCCAAATGGGCCTACCAGATCAACCCGCACGATCTGTTCGACCACGACGAGATCAACGAGAACGTGCTTGTCGACCTCGAACTGAATGGACGGCCGCGCAAGGTGCTGATCCACCCCGGCCGCAACGGCTATATGTACGTCATGGACCGCGCCACTGGCGAGGTGATCTCGGCGGACGCTTATGACTTCGTCAACAGCTACAAGGGCGTCGATCTGAAGACCGGCAAGATCATCCCCAACGAGGAGAAGACGCCGCTTGTCGGCAAGACCGTCGAGAACATCTGCCCGAGCGCGCCGGGCGCCAAGGATTGGCAACCGACGGCGTGGTCACCGCGCACAAAACTTCTCTACGTGCCCCATCAGCATCTCTGCATGAGCTTCAAGGCCTCTCAGGTCGGCTACATCGCCGGGACGCCCTATGTCGGCGCAGACGTCGATATGTATGCCGGCCCCGGCGGCTATCGCGGCGAGTTCATGGCGTGGGATCCAATCGCGCGCAGGAAGGTCTGGGAGATCCACGAGAAGCTGCCGGTCTGGAGCGGCGCGCTGGTCACAGCAGGTGATGTCGCATTCTACGGCACCATGGATCGGCTTTTCAAAGTCGTGGATGCCAAGGATGGACATGTGCTGTGGCAATTCCGCGCCGGATCCGGGTTCATCGGCCAACCGATCTCCTATCGCGGCTCCGACGGACAGCAATACGTCGCGATCCTGTCGGGCGTCGGCGGCTGGCCGGGTGTGGTGGCCAATGCCGAGGTCGATCCGCGGGGGCGCAACGGTGCGCTGGGGTTCACCGGCGCGACGCAGGATCTGCCGTTCTACACCGCCGGCGGGAGCGAACTGCTGGTCTTCAAGCTCGGCGGCGCAAACGGTGAGGATACCAGCCATGCGCCTTCGAAATAG
- a CDS encoding substrate-binding domain-containing protein, whose translation MRLRNSCPGITLGFLVGLATTAAAASDRELRVCADPNNLPFSNKAEAGFENRLATMVAEHFGQQVTYTWWAQRRGFIRNTLKAGRCDVVMGVPSGYDLVETTKPYYRSSYVFVTRQDRHLDLSSLLDPRLHHLVIGVHLIGDDGNNPPPAQALGDQGIVDNVRGYSIYGDYRQADPPARLIEAVESGSLDVAAAWGPLGGYFAQHSPVPLTVTPIRDYERFAPQQFQFAIAMGVRKGDDALRDRLNEFIDEHWSEITSLLRSYGVPLVDQPVTVSGGHE comes from the coding sequence ATGCGCCTTCGAAATAGTTGTCCTGGCATCACCCTTGGTTTTCTGGTCGGGCTCGCAACCACGGCGGCGGCAGCGTCGGATCGCGAGCTTCGCGTCTGTGCCGATCCCAACAATCTGCCGTTCTCGAACAAAGCCGAAGCAGGATTCGAGAACAGGCTCGCGACGATGGTGGCCGAGCATTTCGGCCAGCAGGTCACCTACACCTGGTGGGCGCAGCGCCGCGGCTTCATCCGCAACACACTGAAAGCCGGCAGATGCGACGTCGTGATGGGCGTACCGTCCGGCTATGATCTCGTCGAGACGACCAAGCCCTATTATCGCTCGAGCTATGTGTTCGTCACGCGGCAGGACCGGCACCTCGACCTTTCGTCCCTACTCGACCCGCGCTTGCATCACCTCGTGATCGGCGTGCATCTGATCGGCGACGACGGCAACAATCCACCGCCTGCGCAGGCGCTCGGCGACCAAGGCATCGTCGATAACGTCCGCGGCTACTCCATCTACGGCGATTATCGCCAGGCCGATCCGCCGGCACGCCTGATCGAAGCCGTCGAAAGCGGCAGCCTCGATGTCGCCGCAGCTTGGGGCCCCCTCGGCGGATATTTCGCCCAGCACTCTCCCGTCCCGCTGACGGTCACGCCGATCCGGGATTACGAACGCTTTGCACCTCAGCAGTTCCAGTTCGCCATCGCGATGGGCGTGCGCAAAGGCGACGACGCCTTGCGCGACCGGCTGAACGAGTTCATCGACGAGCATTGGTCCGAGATCACCTCGCTGCTGCGCAGTTACGGCGTTCCGCTGGTGGACCAACCCGTCACGGTATCGGGAGGACATGAGTGA
- a CDS encoding cytochrome c: MSAPAMRASALWLLLAVLPNGAGLAQQTLPQSQEAQMPTLSPRPNFGGSVGNGSPGVFMQVPVSHLHPGAQPDPPQIKNPVQGDPNAQQRGMTYYVNFNCVGCHAPNGGGGMGPALSNNIFTYGAQPENIFLSIYQGRPNGMPAWGGVLPDSVIWDLVTYIGRISNEPSHQWGRTFSANLPSPEVEQVPSEQVSTTDPWSATKSFNFGQKP; encoded by the coding sequence ATGTCTGCTCCAGCAATGCGCGCGAGCGCCCTGTGGTTGCTGCTGGCGGTCTTGCCGAATGGTGCGGGGCTGGCCCAGCAGACCTTGCCGCAGTCGCAGGAGGCGCAGATGCCGACGCTGTCTCCGCGCCCGAATTTCGGTGGCAGCGTCGGCAATGGCAGCCCCGGCGTCTTCATGCAGGTCCCGGTCAGTCACCTCCATCCCGGCGCGCAGCCGGACCCGCCCCAAATCAAGAATCCCGTGCAAGGTGATCCCAACGCGCAGCAGCGCGGGATGACCTACTATGTCAACTTCAACTGCGTCGGCTGCCACGCGCCGAATGGCGGCGGCGGCATGGGGCCGGCGCTGAGCAACAACATCTTTACTTACGGAGCGCAGCCCGAGAACATCTTTCTCTCGATCTACCAGGGGCGGCCGAACGGAATGCCGGCTTGGGGCGGCGTGCTGCCCGACAGCGTGATCTGGGACCTCGTCACCTATATCGGCAGGATCAGCAACGAGCCCAGCCACCAATGGGGCCGCACCTTTTCGGCGAATCTGCCGTCGCCCGAGGTCGAGCAAGTCCCGAGCGAGCAGGTCTCCACGACCGATCCCTGGTCAGCCACCAAGTCCTTCAACTTCGGCCAGAAGCCCTGA
- a CDS encoding c-type cytochrome codes for MVNPIAKLLVTALLATATAACEAAGPDNFIGDARRGADLVKQYQCGGCHDIPGIAGAEGNVGPPLHRIGTRTYIAGYIHNSPDNMADWIEDPQRALPGNAMPRMGIPQKDARDIAAFLYTLK; via the coding sequence ATGGTAAATCCGATCGCGAAATTGCTAGTCACTGCACTCCTGGCTACCGCTACCGCCGCCTGCGAGGCTGCGGGCCCGGACAATTTCATCGGCGACGCGCGTCGTGGCGCCGACCTCGTCAAGCAGTACCAGTGCGGCGGCTGTCACGATATTCCCGGCATTGCCGGCGCCGAAGGCAATGTCGGCCCACCCTTGCATCGGATCGGTACGCGGACCTACATCGCTGGCTACATCCACAATTCGCCGGACAACATGGCTGACTGGATCGAGGATCCACAGCGGGCGTTGCCGGGCAATGCGATGCCGAGAATGGGTATCCCGCAGAAGGACGCGCGGGACATCGCGGCGTTTCTCTATACGCTCAAGTGA
- a CDS encoding glucose/quinate/shikimate family membrane-bound PQQ-dependent dehydrogenase has product MTPTHRSTNWFRDAPLLAVTVVVVAIMGLGLLAGGAWLAALGGSVYYLIAGIMLLLTSWLLARRRAEALWIYATLLAGTMAWAIWEAGLDFWSLAPRGDVLVPLGLWLMLPFIASRLAPRLRAARWALGLVLVAAAIVVGMSLTSDRRDLAGTIPEGETTGAIASPEPDQPAAGQNWTAYGGSGFGTRFSSLSQITKDNVKDLKLAWEFRTGDHKGPDDPDEITNQATPLKVGDLLYTCSPHQIVFALETATGQLRWKFDPQVQHNKAFQHMTCRGVSYHATRPGAVTADGAPAPNDCAGRIFVPTNDGRMFALDAQSGVPCQSFGNQGQIDLKQGSEIQTLGFYEGTSPPVVTDKVLIVGGAVIDNYSDRVPSGVIRGFDIYSGRLLWAFDAGNSDPNEMPSASHHFTAGSPNSWSISAVDEKLGLIYVPLGSSSPDIWGGGRSPENERYDSALIALDVLTGKLRWSFQNVHHDLWDMDMPSQPSLVDLRSNGGVTPAIYIPAKTGDIFVLDRRDGRQLVPAPEKPVPQGAANGDRLSPTQPFSELSFRPSGKLTDAQMWGSTMFDQLACRIKFKRLRYEGPFTPPSEQGTLVFPGDFGMFEWGGIAVDPQRQIAIANPQSIPFISRLVPRGKDNPAAPNAAHPPGTELGVQPMYGAPYGVDLGIFLSPLGIPCLAPPWGNIAAIDLRTHKVVWQHRIGTIRDQAPLPLPFKLGVPMLGGPIVTAGGVIFITGTMDDYIRAFDVRDGRQLWQDRLPAGGQSTPMTYEAGGKQYVVTVDGGHGSFGTKLGDYVRAYALP; this is encoded by the coding sequence ATGACTCCGACACATCGTTCAACGAATTGGTTCCGTGACGCGCCATTGCTGGCCGTCACCGTCGTGGTTGTCGCCATCATGGGACTGGGCCTCCTGGCTGGCGGTGCCTGGCTCGCAGCCCTCGGTGGCTCCGTCTACTACCTGATCGCGGGGATCATGCTTCTGCTCACGAGCTGGCTGCTCGCGCGCCGTCGCGCCGAGGCGCTCTGGATTTATGCCACGCTGCTGGCCGGAACGATGGCTTGGGCGATCTGGGAGGCCGGCCTCGATTTCTGGTCGCTGGCGCCGCGCGGCGACGTGCTCGTTCCGCTTGGCCTATGGCTGATGCTGCCCTTCATTGCCTCTCGCCTCGCGCCTCGCTTGCGCGCGGCGCGATGGGCGCTCGGCCTTGTGTTGGTCGCCGCAGCCATCGTCGTCGGCATGTCCCTGACGAGCGATCGCCGCGATCTAGCCGGCACGATACCTGAGGGCGAAACAACGGGGGCCATTGCGTCTCCCGAACCGGACCAACCCGCTGCCGGCCAGAACTGGACGGCCTACGGCGGCAGCGGCTTTGGTACGCGCTTCTCGTCGCTGAGCCAGATCACCAAGGACAACGTCAAGGACCTCAAGCTCGCTTGGGAATTCCGCACCGGTGACCACAAGGGCCCTGATGACCCCGACGAGATCACCAACCAGGCAACGCCGCTCAAGGTGGGGGATCTCCTCTACACCTGCTCGCCGCACCAGATCGTGTTCGCGCTCGAAACTGCGACCGGACAACTGCGCTGGAAATTCGATCCGCAAGTCCAGCACAACAAGGCGTTCCAGCACATGACCTGCCGCGGCGTGTCCTATCACGCGACCAGGCCCGGCGCCGTGACTGCCGACGGCGCGCCGGCCCCGAACGATTGTGCGGGACGCATTTTCGTACCAACCAACGACGGGCGGATGTTCGCGCTCGATGCCCAGAGCGGTGTGCCTTGCCAGAGTTTTGGCAACCAGGGACAGATCGACCTCAAGCAAGGCAGCGAGATCCAGACACTCGGCTTCTACGAGGGCACCTCGCCGCCCGTCGTCACGGACAAGGTTCTGATCGTCGGCGGAGCGGTGATCGACAACTATTCCGATCGCGTCCCGTCGGGCGTGATCCGCGGCTTCGATATCTATTCGGGACGGTTGCTCTGGGCGTTCGATGCCGGCAATTCCGATCCGAACGAAATGCCTTCGGCCTCGCATCATTTTACAGCCGGCTCACCCAATTCGTGGAGCATTTCGGCGGTCGACGAGAAGCTCGGACTCATCTACGTGCCGCTCGGCTCGAGTTCTCCGGATATCTGGGGCGGCGGCCGTTCGCCCGAAAACGAGCGCTACGATTCGGCATTGATTGCGCTCGATGTCTTGACCGGAAAACTGCGTTGGTCGTTCCAGAACGTGCACCACGATCTCTGGGACATGGATATGCCGTCGCAGCCCAGTCTGGTCGATTTGCGCTCTAACGGCGGCGTGACGCCGGCGATCTACATCCCGGCAAAGACTGGCGACATCTTCGTGCTCGACCGGCGCGACGGGCGTCAGTTGGTGCCCGCACCGGAGAAGCCGGTGCCTCAGGGCGCCGCGAATGGAGACCGGCTGTCGCCAACCCAGCCATTTTCGGAATTGAGCTTCCGCCCCTCCGGCAAACTTACGGACGCCCAGATGTGGGGCAGCACGATGTTCGACCAGCTCGCTTGCCGGATCAAGTTCAAGCGCCTGCGCTATGAGGGACCGTTCACGCCGCCGTCTGAACAAGGCACGCTGGTGTTTCCCGGAGACTTCGGCATGTTCGAATGGGGCGGCATTGCCGTCGATCCGCAGCGCCAGATCGCGATCGCGAATCCCCAATCGATTCCCTTCATCTCTCGCCTGGTGCCGCGCGGAAAGGACAATCCGGCCGCGCCGAATGCGGCGCATCCACCAGGAACCGAGCTGGGCGTGCAGCCGATGTACGGCGCCCCCTACGGCGTTGATCTCGGCATTTTCCTCTCACCGCTCGGCATTCCCTGTCTTGCTCCGCCGTGGGGCAACATCGCAGCGATCGATCTTAGGACGCACAAGGTGGTCTGGCAGCATCGGATCGGCACGATACGCGATCAGGCCCCGCTGCCGCTGCCATTCAAGCTCGGCGTTCCCATGCTGGGCGGTCCGATCGTCACCGCGGGCGGCGTCATCTTCATCACGGGAACGATGGATGACTACATCCGCGCGTTTGACGTTCGCGATGGCAGACAGCTTTGGCAGGACCGCCTTCCTGCCGGCGGCCAGTCGACGCCGATGACCTATGAGGCTGGCGGCAAGCAATATGTCGTGACGGTCGACGGCGGCCACGGGTCATTCGGAACTAAACTCGGCGATTACGTGCGAGCCTACGCGCTGCCGTGA
- a CDS encoding SDR family oxidoreductase: MQSSDATLSTARLSRVTDDIWVVDDAPISAAGLKLPVRMTVIRLSNGDLVLHSPVRYSPALRGELERLGMIRYLLAPNIAHWMFLSDWQRELPPATTFAARGLAARRQVRAARIRIDRELGGATPEEWRADLEAVSVNAPMFSEIELFDKRSRTLILTDLVQNLDPNDLSAPNEAAANLLGISKPNGMAPVYLRLLLRLGGGSVRSAAERLIRLSPERVIFAHGDWFEAEGTERLRRSLYWLLPAARSGSEPRQMTGTRVVITGASSGIGRAAALAFAGKGASVVLAARRAEVLTSLAAECEALGGRALAIPTDVTDAEAVQRLAREAEDAFGGIDVWINNAGTGVFGAYQDADIALHRRTIEVNLLGTMHGAFAVLPIFLRQNRGILINNISLGGWAPTPFAAAYTASKFGLRGFTASLRQELSARRNIHVCGVFPAMVDTPGFVHGANMSGRTLDPGPLLYQAEDVAETFVSLVRAPRDEVAVGWPARAGQFAYAMAPQITENIVGAAFRYLLSRARPAKSSEGTMIEAGPQGTSIDGGWLSRKQLPPAGVISQGLAALGIAAGVALLASAVARRAGRSGQGVGKYKKVLPRQITAARRLARNRRV; this comes from the coding sequence ATGCAAAGTTCCGACGCCACCTTGTCGACCGCCCGTCTGTCGCGCGTGACGGACGATATCTGGGTCGTGGACGACGCCCCGATCAGCGCCGCCGGTCTAAAACTTCCGGTGCGTATGACCGTCATTCGGCTCTCGAACGGCGATCTCGTGCTGCATTCGCCGGTAAGATATTCGCCGGCTCTCCGCGGTGAGCTGGAGCGGCTTGGGATGATAAGGTACTTGCTCGCGCCGAATATCGCGCACTGGATGTTCCTGTCCGACTGGCAGAGAGAGCTGCCGCCGGCGACGACTTTCGCGGCGCGCGGCCTTGCGGCACGCAGGCAAGTTCGAGCGGCACGTATCCGCATCGACCGCGAGCTTGGAGGGGCGACGCCCGAGGAATGGAGGGCCGACCTCGAAGCCGTCTCGGTGAACGCTCCGATGTTTTCCGAGATCGAGCTGTTCGACAAGCGCAGCCGGACACTGATCCTGACGGATCTCGTGCAAAATCTCGATCCCAACGATCTCAGTGCGCCAAATGAGGCGGCGGCAAACCTCCTGGGCATTTCCAAGCCAAACGGAATGGCGCCGGTCTATCTACGGCTTCTGCTGCGCCTCGGCGGCGGTTCCGTGCGGTCCGCAGCCGAGCGGCTTATACGGCTGTCTCCGGAGCGGGTGATCTTCGCGCATGGCGACTGGTTTGAAGCGGAGGGAACTGAGCGCCTCCGGCGATCCCTGTACTGGCTGCTTCCGGCGGCCCGCTCCGGATCTGAGCCGCGGCAAATGACCGGCACGCGCGTCGTCATCACCGGTGCCTCGAGCGGAATCGGGCGTGCTGCGGCGCTGGCCTTCGCGGGCAAGGGCGCAAGCGTGGTCTTGGCGGCACGCCGTGCTGAAGTCCTGACGAGCCTCGCCGCAGAATGCGAGGCGCTCGGAGGCCGCGCATTGGCGATCCCGACCGATGTCACCGATGCCGAGGCGGTGCAGCGGCTGGCCCGAGAGGCCGAAGACGCGTTCGGTGGCATCGACGTCTGGATCAACAACGCCGGCACCGGCGTTTTCGGGGCCTATCAGGACGCGGATATCGCGCTTCATCGCCGAACGATCGAGGTCAATCTCCTCGGCACGATGCATGGCGCTTTCGCGGTGCTTCCGATCTTCCTCCGCCAGAACCGCGGCATCCTGATCAACAACATCTCGCTCGGCGGCTGGGCGCCGACGCCTTTTGCTGCGGCCTATACCGCGAGCAAATTCGGCCTTCGGGGCTTCACCGCTAGCCTGCGTCAAGAGCTCAGTGCTCGCCGCAACATCCATGTCTGCGGCGTCTTCCCGGCCATGGTCGACACGCCGGGCTTCGTCCACGGCGCCAACATGTCCGGCCGGACGCTTGATCCCGGTCCGCTGCTGTATCAGGCGGAGGACGTTGCCGAGACGTTCGTGAGCCTCGTCCGCGCGCCCCGAGACGAAGTCGCCGTGGGCTGGCCGGCTCGTGCAGGCCAATTTGCCTACGCGATGGCTCCGCAGATTACCGAGAACATCGTGGGAGCTGCCTTCCGCTATCTGCTGTCGCGCGCGCGCCCGGCGAAGAGCAGCGAGGGCACCATGATCGAAGCTGGTCCGCAGGGCACGTCGATCGATGGCGGTTGGCTGTCACGCAAGCAACTTCCGCCTGCCGGGGTGATCAGTCAGGGGCTCGCGGCGCTGGGAATAGCTGCGGGCGTAGCTCTCCTGGCGTCAGCAGTTGCGCGTCGCGCCGGCAGATCGGGACAAGGCGTGGGCAAGTACAAGAAAGTCCTGCCGAGGCAGATCACGGCAGCGCGTAGGCTCGCACGTAATCGCCGAGTTTAG
- a CDS encoding endonuclease/exonuclease/phosphatase family protein: MRLLTWNIQCGQGCNGVTDLARIIAVARQTLDADVFCFQEVSANFSRFGDGADQSEQLAALLPGYSAIFRPAIETVDRDGNLHRFGNMTLSRLPVLQIANHLLPWPDAATVRSMRRHALEVAVQASFGAVRIVNTHLEFHSAGQREAQIARLLDLQEEASMSPKQASSRHDEPYGSQTVAASSLLCGDFNFDVADPQHALIARSGRPGLAYRDAWIADGRDRARAPTCGIYDRAQWADGPDCRDFIFVTEDLTGYVRSIQVNEATDASDHQPIAIELSE; this comes from the coding sequence ATGAGACTTCTCACCTGGAACATACAGTGCGGCCAAGGCTGCAACGGCGTGACCGATCTGGCGAGGATCATTGCCGTCGCCCGGCAGACGCTCGACGCGGACGTGTTCTGCTTCCAGGAGGTGAGCGCGAACTTCTCGAGATTTGGTGATGGAGCGGATCAGAGCGAACAGCTGGCAGCCCTCTTGCCCGGCTACTCCGCAATATTCCGACCTGCTATCGAAACTGTCGATCGTGATGGCAACCTCCATCGCTTCGGCAACATGACGCTGTCGCGGTTGCCGGTGCTGCAGATCGCCAACCACCTGCTGCCATGGCCGGACGCAGCCACGGTGCGCAGCATGCGCCGTCACGCCCTGGAGGTGGCGGTTCAGGCCTCGTTTGGCGCGGTCCGCATTGTCAACACGCATCTCGAATTCCATTCGGCCGGCCAGCGCGAGGCACAGATCGCCCGTCTGCTGGATTTGCAGGAGGAGGCGTCGATGAGCCCGAAGCAGGCCAGCTCCCGGCACGACGAGCCGTATGGAAGTCAGACCGTCGCTGCGTCGAGCCTGCTGTGTGGCGATTTCAATTTTGACGTTGCCGACCCCCAGCACGCATTGATTGCTCGATCCGGCCGGCCCGGTCTGGCCTATCGGGATGCATGGATCGCCGATGGCCGCGACCGAGCGCGTGCGCCGACTTGCGGAATCTACGACCGCGCGCAGTGGGCCGACGGGCCCGACTGCCGCGACTTCATTTTCGTGACGGAAGATTTGACCGGCTACGTTCGCAGCATCCAGGTCAACGAAGCGACCGATGCCTCCGATCACCAACCCATTGCAATCGAACTTTCGGAATAG
- a CDS encoding carbohydrate ABC transporter permease, with translation MKGRTRPIEAVAAWLLALIWLAPLAYAFWSALHPAAYATSFSLSAPWTLENFARAWNQAPFARYYLNTVVLVTLILVGQLILSTLAAYAFARFKFRGSGIAFALVLLQLMIMPDILIVENYRAIAKLGLLDTIPAIALPYLASAFGIFLLRQTFKGVPQELVEAARVEGAGPLGILWRVYVPLARPTYVAFGLVSVSYHWNNFLWPLIVTNSVEARPLTVGLAVFGAPETGVDWSVITAATVMTMAPLLIAFLLFQRQFVQSFMRAGIR, from the coding sequence ATGAAAGGCCGGACACGCCCCATTGAAGCCGTCGCAGCATGGCTCCTGGCTTTGATCTGGCTCGCCCCATTGGCCTATGCCTTCTGGAGCGCGCTGCATCCGGCCGCTTACGCCACGTCGTTCAGCCTGTCCGCGCCCTGGACGCTGGAGAATTTTGCCCGGGCCTGGAACCAGGCGCCGTTCGCCCGGTACTATCTCAACACGGTCGTACTGGTGACCCTGATCCTGGTCGGCCAGCTCATCCTGTCGACGCTGGCCGCCTATGCCTTTGCGCGCTTCAAGTTCAGGGGCAGCGGCATCGCTTTCGCCCTCGTTCTGCTCCAGCTGATGATCATGCCCGACATCCTGATCGTCGAGAACTACCGCGCGATCGCCAAGCTGGGATTGCTCGATACGATCCCTGCGATCGCGCTGCCCTATCTCGCGAGCGCCTTCGGCATCTTCCTGCTGCGGCAGACTTTCAAGGGTGTGCCCCAGGAGTTGGTGGAAGCCGCCCGGGTCGAGGGAGCGGGTCCGCTCGGAATCCTGTGGCGGGTCTATGTCCCGCTGGCTCGCCCGACCTACGTCGCTTTTGGCCTCGTCTCCGTCAGCTATCACTGGAACAATTTCCTGTGGCCGTTGATCGTCACGAATTCGGTGGAAGCGCGGCCGCTCACGGTGGGGCTTGCCGTGTTCGGCGCGCCTGAGACCGGTGTGGATTGGTCAGTGATCACGGCGGCAACCGTGATGACGATGGCGCCGCTGCTGATCGCGTTTCTGCTGTTCCAGCGTCAGTTCGTCCAGTCGTTCATGCGTGCAGGCATCCGGTAA